One window from the genome of Opisthocomus hoazin isolate bOpiHoa1 chromosome 11, bOpiHoa1.hap1, whole genome shotgun sequence encodes:
- the ARIH2 gene encoding E3 ubiquitin-protein ligase ARIH2 isoform X1 — translation MSVDMNSQGSDSNEEDYDPNCEEEEEDEDPGDIEDYYDGVANDVEQQGADAFDPEEYQFTCLTYKESESTLNEHMASLAATLKVSHAVAKLVLVSFHWQISEILERHKSNAAQLLVEARVQPTSSKHAMVHSSHHCAVCMQFVRKENLLSLACQHQFCRSCWEQHCTVLVKDGVGVGVSCMAQDCLLRTPEDFVFPLLPSEELKDKYRRYLFRDYVESHYQLQLCPGADCPMVIQVQEPKARRVQCNRCNEVFCFKCRQMYHAPTDCATIRKWLTKCADDSETANYISAHTKDCPKCNICIEKNGGCNHMQCSKCKHDFCWMCLGDWKTHGSEYYECSRYKENPDIVNQSQQAQAREALKKYLFYFERWENHNKSLQLEAQTYQRIQEKIQERVMNNLGTWIDWQYLQNAAKLLAKCRYTLQYTYPYAYYMESGPRKKLFEYQQAQLEAEIENLSWKVERADSYDRGDLENQMHIAEQRRRTLLKDFHDT, via the exons ATGTCCGTGGACATGAACAGCCAGGGCTCTGACAGCAATGAAGAGGATTATGACCCTAAttgcgaggaggaggaagaggatgaggatcCTGGGGATATTGAGGATTATTATGATGGGGTAGCTAACGACGtggagcagcagggagcagatgCCTTTGATCCAGAGGAATATCAGTTCACCTGCCTGACTTACAAGGAGTCCGAGAGCACTCTGAATGAACACATGGCCAGCTTGGCTGCCACGTTAAAG GTATCACATGCTGTTGCAAAGCTAGTATTAGTTAGTTTCCACTGGCAAATCTCAGAGATTTTGGAAAG GCACAAGTCTAATGCTGCCCAATTGCTAGTAGAAGCACGAGTTCAGCCCACCTCATCCAAACAT GCAATGGTACATTCCTCCCATCACTGCGCAGTGTGCATGCAGTTTGTCCGGAAGGAGAACTTGCTCTCTCTGGCTTGTCAGCACCAGTTCTGTCGCAGCTGTTGGGAGCAGCATTGTACAGTGCTCGTCAAGGATGGTGTCGGAGTCG GAGTCTCCTGCATGGCTCAGGACTGCCTACTTCGGACACCAGAAGACTTTGTATTTCCACTGCTGCCTAGTGAAGAGCTGAAAGACAAATACAGGCGCTACCTCTTCAGGGACTATGTGGAG AGCCATTaccagctgcagctgtgtcctgGTGCAGATTGCCCTATGGTCATACAGGTACAGGAGCCAAAAGCCCGGCGAGTGCAGTGCAATCGTTGCAATGAGGTCTTCTG CTTTAAGTGTCGGCAGATGTACCACGCACCCACAGACTGTGCTACCATTCGGAAATGGCTCACCAAGTGTGCAGATGACTCCGAAACAGCCAACTACATCAGTGCTCACACTAAAGAT TGTCCCAAGTGCAATATCTGTATTGAAAAGAATGGAGGCTGCAATCACATG CAATGCTCCAAATGCAAGCATG ACTTCTGCTGGATGTGTCTGGGAGACTGGAAGACTCACGGCAGCGAGTACTACGAATGCAGTCGGTACAAAGAGAATCCTGATATTGTAAACCAGAGTCAGCAAGCACAGGCCAGGGAGGCCCTTAAGAAGTACTTGTTCTATTTTGAGAGG TGGGAGAATCACAATAAAAGCCTACAGCTGGAGGCACAGACGTACCAACGAATCCAGGAGAAAATCCAAGAAAGAGTTATGAACAACTTGGGAACATGGATAGACTGGCAATACCTACAAAATGCTGCAAAACTACTTGCAAAG tgtcGTTACACCCTGCAGTACACATATCCGTATGCCTACTACATGGAGTCTGGTCCCAGAAAGAAACTG TTTGAATACCAGCAGGCCCAGCTGGAAGCAGAAATTGAAAATCTCTCATGGAAGGTGGAGCGAGCAGACAGCTATGACAGAGGG GACTTAGAGAATCAGATGCACATAGCAGAGCAGAGACGGAGGACCCTGCTGAAAGACTTCCATGACACATAA
- the ARIH2 gene encoding E3 ubiquitin-protein ligase ARIH2 isoform X2 produces MVHSSHHCAVCMQFVRKENLLSLACQHQFCRSCWEQHCTVLVKDGVGVGVSCMAQDCLLRTPEDFVFPLLPSEELKDKYRRYLFRDYVESHYQLQLCPGADCPMVIQVQEPKARRVQCNRCNEVFCFKCRQMYHAPTDCATIRKWLTKCADDSETANYISAHTKDCPKCNICIEKNGGCNHMQCSKCKHDFCWMCLGDWKTHGSEYYECSRYKENPDIVNQSQQAQAREALKKYLFYFERWENHNKSLQLEAQTYQRIQEKIQERVMNNLGTWIDWQYLQNAAKLLAKCRYTLQYTYPYAYYMESGPRKKLFEYQQAQLEAEIENLSWKVERADSYDRGDLENQMHIAEQRRRTLLKDFHDT; encoded by the exons ATGGTACATTCCTCCCATCACTGCGCAGTGTGCATGCAGTTTGTCCGGAAGGAGAACTTGCTCTCTCTGGCTTGTCAGCACCAGTTCTGTCGCAGCTGTTGGGAGCAGCATTGTACAGTGCTCGTCAAGGATGGTGTCGGAGTCG GAGTCTCCTGCATGGCTCAGGACTGCCTACTTCGGACACCAGAAGACTTTGTATTTCCACTGCTGCCTAGTGAAGAGCTGAAAGACAAATACAGGCGCTACCTCTTCAGGGACTATGTGGAG AGCCATTaccagctgcagctgtgtcctgGTGCAGATTGCCCTATGGTCATACAGGTACAGGAGCCAAAAGCCCGGCGAGTGCAGTGCAATCGTTGCAATGAGGTCTTCTG CTTTAAGTGTCGGCAGATGTACCACGCACCCACAGACTGTGCTACCATTCGGAAATGGCTCACCAAGTGTGCAGATGACTCCGAAACAGCCAACTACATCAGTGCTCACACTAAAGAT TGTCCCAAGTGCAATATCTGTATTGAAAAGAATGGAGGCTGCAATCACATG CAATGCTCCAAATGCAAGCATG ACTTCTGCTGGATGTGTCTGGGAGACTGGAAGACTCACGGCAGCGAGTACTACGAATGCAGTCGGTACAAAGAGAATCCTGATATTGTAAACCAGAGTCAGCAAGCACAGGCCAGGGAGGCCCTTAAGAAGTACTTGTTCTATTTTGAGAGG TGGGAGAATCACAATAAAAGCCTACAGCTGGAGGCACAGACGTACCAACGAATCCAGGAGAAAATCCAAGAAAGAGTTATGAACAACTTGGGAACATGGATAGACTGGCAATACCTACAAAATGCTGCAAAACTACTTGCAAAG tgtcGTTACACCCTGCAGTACACATATCCGTATGCCTACTACATGGAGTCTGGTCCCAGAAAGAAACTG TTTGAATACCAGCAGGCCCAGCTGGAAGCAGAAATTGAAAATCTCTCATGGAAGGTGGAGCGAGCAGACAGCTATGACAGAGGG GACTTAGAGAATCAGATGCACATAGCAGAGCAGAGACGGAGGACCCTGCTGAAAGACTTCCATGACACATAA